CAGCTAAATTCCTCTCCATCATCGATCGATTGGAATCGCGCTTGTAATCGTGCTCGCTAAGTCTCCATTGAAATTTGGAGGCTTAGTTGCATTTTTGCGCTTATTTGCGGACGTTCACCGCGCTACCCTGCCACACGTTCCGCCCTGATTTATGTTACGGCTCTCCGCGCTGTTTATTACGGCAAGTGATTGTGGCCAATCTTCGTATTTCATCGCTTAATTTGCGATTGACAGGATACACTTCTTTCAATGAAATTTAAAATGCGAAGTGCCGATTCGGGAACACGATCATATCCCTGTACCATGTCTCCTACGATTTCTGCAAAACGAGGGTATCTTTGCTCCATCCGCCTCTCATTTCCGAACGGATCAGGGAAGTAATCCACCTCTTGCTCCAACAGATGGAGCACGGATAGAATATTGTCGACAGCATAACTTTGAACAAACCTCGTTGCGGATAGGCGCTCTCCCCTCGCATATCGGCCAAGTCCCACATACAAATTTTTTAAAGCTTCATTCAAAGGAAAGTCCAAGGAGTCCTTTTTTATGCTGGGGATCGGGTTGGAAGGTTTAGAAATCCCCGCATTGCTGTACAAGGGATCCTTCCACACGACCCGACCTTCCGTATAGGAGGCGTTCTTCAACTCCCATTCCTCGAATACCGCACATTCCCATAAATTCCGTCCTCGAACAAAACTTTATACCCTACATCAGAATTCCGAAAAGAATAGGCAAGGGGGTGAACTTCTTCGAGCCAATCTAACTGGTCGATATATCTTTCTTTCTGACCCGGCTTCACGATGACAAAGAAATCCAGATCCGAAAACTCATCCATCCGTTCTAACTCGATCCCAACGGAACCGACTCCTAATAATAAAAGAACTCCTCCCTTGCGTTCGAGCGACTTGCCGATCTCGTCGAGCCGTTGCAACAGCAGTTCTGTTTTCGGCACATGAATCCTCCTTTGGGTTTGAGAATGCAAAAAAGGGTCCAACCCACTTCTCAGCGAGGTTGAACCCTAAGGTTACATTGCCTTCATTTTCCTAATTTGAAATTATCATGCCTTCTTATTGCTGTCAATCGTAAGACTTGCCGTTACTTATGGTACGGTTCAGCGTAACGGGGGTAACGGCAAAAAAAGAACAACCCAATTAGGTTGTCCTTTCGAATCAATAAATAAAATAATCCGTAAATGGTTTTAAACTGTAACAACCGCAAAATTAGACCCTTACCCTTGTTCTTGTTCTGATCCTTTGCTGAATTTGTTCATACAGTTCTATTTCCTCGTCGTCTGCATTGAACGATATCACTAAAGCGTAACTTTGGTTATCAAGACCCTCAGGGTGTGGGTACTGTTCTTTTCCCGCAACAACAATTGTTATTGTTGGCTCCTCTTCCCCCTCAGGTACACCTAATAAATCCAAACCACCCTGTCTGCCTTTAACCCACCTTCTTAATTGTACAGTGGAATTCTGAACTGTTTGATACCCTGGTAAAAACTTGGTTTTACAGTTTTCAGGAACAACTGGGAGTTCATCGGGGTCACCATTTTGTCGCGTCCTCCTAAATTGTTCAATCTGTCCCGCAGTCAGTCCCTTATACACCTCAAACCAAAGCTTGTTTGCTGTGTAATCTTTACGGCTAAGTCTAACTGGAGGGTCATATGCCAGGCTTATAGAAATGCTTTTATTGAACCTCCCCCGCAAAAACTCAGGAGGTATTCTAATAGTATAGATATGGAATGAATTAAGAGGAAGCCGTTCTTCTGCAAATAAAGTTACACTATTTTTTCTGGACCATAATATCTCCTCTGAAGGGCGACCATAACCTATTAAACGAAGTACATACTCGGATTTTCGTGGTTGTTGTCTTGTATCGTTTTCATCGACTGCTTCACGAATCCAATTTTCAACATCGCCTGGTGTTTTTGCCGAATTAACAACCATTGCTCGAATCAAATTTGAACTAGGAGCTCTATCTAGTTGTTCTTTCAATGTATTTTCGATAAGTGCACACAAATGAGTAATATGTGGAGCCGAGAAACTGGTACCAAAAAATCCAGCAAACCATCTACCGTCTTCAATCGAATGTCTCAATGATGGTTCTGCAATGTTAGGGTCATTTTTTATCCACCTTACATCATTAGCTGCTTGTTGTAATACAAAACTTCCCCCAGGTGCTACCAGATCCGGCTTTACTGCCCTATTTACTCCAAAACCGGCCCTTGTAAATGCTGATGGAGATTGAATCGGCGTAACTGATATTCTTGGTAATTGCCCCATTGTCCTTACATCATTGCGCCTAGCTACGGCTCCAACAACTAAACAGATAGAAGCTGTCCCCGGGTCAATTAGTTTATGAGTAGAGGAAAATAGGTTATCCCTTACTTTTGCCGCTATTTCATCACGAGTATTGCCAGTTGGCAATTCCGGATTAATTACATTTCCAGCACTTACGACAATTACGATATCCAACTCACGCGCAAGGTTGTCTAATGTCTCTGCCCAAGTAAACTGTCTTCCATCATTATAGATTTGATCGGTATTTCCAACTGATAGATTGAATATTCGGCAACCACGTTCCCTGTGATAATACCTTATTGCTTCCTCCATTAGCATCTCCGGCCTTCTGTTTTCCGGGAAGACGGGGGTATTCCAGACTGGGTCGTTCTTCATCACCTTAGCACTACAAATTCTTACTCTAGGGACCCATGCATTGTTTGAAATACATTTTGGAATATCACCATATACAACGATTCCAGCAACACCAGTACCATGACCATTAAGATCTGTGTCGGTCCCTTCACCTGTACCGAAATCATACTCTTCTAACACGATCCCATTACGAAGCAAAGGGTGTCCTGAAAAAACACCTGAGTCAATTACAGTCGCCAAAGGTACGTTATCATCATCTAGTGGCAAATTTGCTTGCTCTATATTTTCAGGAGGTGGACTGAATATATCGAAACTTTCTTCTTCACTAGGCTTTATTGGTAAATCAACTAGAGCTACAATATCTAGGTTTAGTAGCAATTCAAGTGCTTCCAAATTAACGCGTACTTTGCCAAGTAGTAAGCTAGGTGTCCTAAATAAATCTTGAATCAATTGTCCACCAATGTGGCCAATACTTTGTCTGAGTAACGATTCCGTTTGTGTTGCACCGCGAGGTGTACCGTCGTACCATAAGTCAATATCAACAACAAAACTCTCATCTAAAGGGGGGCCATACAAAATTAATCTTTTTCCCTTTCTATCCTCTGGTTGAACATTTCTTATTAAATCAATCGAATCAAATAAATCCCTTCTTTGAGCATAAGGTAGGAACCCCCTCTGATGGGAGTCCATTTCGTACAATTGCTTCTCTCTTTGGAAGTTATCTAAACTCTCTAGTGTTGGAAACTGAATAAAAAGGCGGAAATTATCAGATTCCCCCTCACTTATTACCGTCTCTTCTACTATTGATACATTAAAAGCCCTTATTAATGTCTCACGTTGATTTACCGTAAGAATCTTAAACTGTAATATTAGTAAAGTATCGGGCGTAATACCCAATAACCTTCTGTTTGTATTAATGGTTTCAAAAGCGGCATCAGCCTGCTCACTTAATGAACGCGAATGCTGAAATCTGTTGGCTCTAGGTTGTACCCTTGGGGCTCCTGGGAATTGCCTGCCTCTTAAATCCCTATTTATAGGTTCCCGAACAATTTCGATATGATTTAGAGTAGGTAAATCCGCCATCTAATATCCCCCATTTAGTAACTCATTGATTCTGCGCCTTTTTTCTGTCTGCTTCTTTACTCACTGCCCTATCTAGGTCAAACTTGGTATAATATGTCCTGCCTTCCATGATACACCTTTTCAACACATTCTGACAAACTCGTTCAATGTCAGCTTGCGAATATCCGCATAGTTCATTAGAAAGTTCCACTAACTTTTGTTCTGGTCCTGCAAACCTGGAGAGTCTTGTTAACAATAGTTTATGGATACTATCTGCTGTCGGTAAATCAAACTTTATTATCTCTGTAAATCTCCGCCATAAGGCATGGTCCAGTACCTTTTCATAGTTCGTTGCGGCTACAATAATTGATCTTCCAGTGAAATTGTCCATCAATTGTAGGAACGCATTTACTACTCTCTTTATCTCGCTATTTTCCCCATCATCCGCCCTTGAACGACCAATTGCATCAAACTCATCAAAGAAGATAATCCATGAACCGCTACTCGCATAATCGAATATTTTCCTTATATTCGTGGATGTTTCCCCCAAGAATGAAGAAATAACGGCATCAAACCTGATATATAACAGTGGTAATCCTAATTCCCCTGCCAATGCCTCTGCAGTAATTGTCTTGCCACATCCCGGCGGACCATAAAAAAGTAATTTGTTATTGGGTTTTAATCCATTGCTCACTAATGCATCCCAGTGGAGATAGTCCTTTAATATATCCATTAAGTTCTCTTTAATGTCTTCGGCTACAATAAGATCGTTGAAGAACTTATCAGGAAATTTCACTTCAAACAGTGGTGCATTTTTATCTAGATCTTTTGGTTGAGTAGTTTGTAACACACTTATCGATTTAGGCTTAGATAGATGCTCACTATAAAGAATTCTTTTCAACTCATCTGCAAGAACAAGGTGATTTTTTTTTCTTTCTTCGTCAATTATTAATTCTGCAGCTTTAATAAAGGACTCGTTATCATTGAATTTATAACTTCTAAAGAGTTTTTTTAATAGATCTGCACGGGCCATAAGAGTCCACCTATTCGTAAACTAGTTGATTTAAGTTTACCCCATATATCAACAAATAAAAATCAAACTTTCTTATTTGCGTCATTTGTGATACGGTTCCCCCCGCATAATCTTAAACGCCCGGTACACTTGTTCCACGAGGATCAAGCGGATGAGCTGGTGCGGGTACGTGATGCGTCCGAAGCTCAGCTTCGTGTCGGCGCGTCGGAGGACGTCGGGGGAAAGGCCGTTGCTGCCGCCGATGACGAAGGTGACGTGGCTTTTGCCGTAGGTGCCGAGATCGGCGATATGGGCGGACAGCTGCTCGGAGGTCCACATGTGGCCGTCGATGGCCATGGCGATGACATGCGAGTCGGGTTTGATTTTGGCGAGGATGCGTTCGCCCTCCTTCGCCTTCACGCGCTCCTCGTCGGCGGCGCTCATCGAGTCCGGGGCCTGCTCGTCCGGCACCTCGACGATGTCCAGCTTGGCGTAGGCGCCAAGCCGTTTGGCGTACTCGGCGATGCCTTGGACGAGATATTTTTCTTTCAGTTTGCCGACGGCGACGATCTGAATGTGCATGCTTACGGACCTCCATGGGCGAAATAGTGAGGATAATTCCTTATTAGCGAGCCTCAACTCGCTATTAGTGAAGAAAGCTCGCTAATCGCGAGCGATAGACGGATGGCGGGGGGTTGCCGACCGACCGCCAAAAGAAAAAGCCCGGTGCTCCGCCTCGATCGACGGCCGCACCGGGCGACGTAAACTGCTGCGACATCGGAGAGCGCCGACCGCTCCCCTACACGACCAAGTACCGCGCGGACCGGCCGCACTGCTCGCACGTAGCGGGCGGCTCCCAAGCCGAGAACGTCGTTACCTCCAGGTCGACGACGTCGGGCGCGTCCTCGTACTCATCCACGAACCGATCCAAAGCCAATTCCAGATGTTCTTCGCATACGACATGCATTTGTTGACTGGTAACCCCTTTTCGTTACGGTTCCGGCGATTCCCCGAGCTCCGCCGTGACGGACGATTTTTTGCCGTCGCGGTAATAGTCTACCCGAATCGGGTCGCCGATCTGCTTGTGATCGTACAAATATTTGCGCAGCTCCAGCGTGGTCCCGATCGGCCGGCCGTCCAGCGCCACGATGACGTCGTTGGAGCGCAGCCCCGCTTCCGCCGCCGGTCCGAACGCGTCCAGCACGATGATGCCGTTCTCGACGCCCTTCGGCAGCTCCACTTCGTCCTCGTTCTCGGCGAACTGCGGATAATCCTGAATATCCACCGTCGCCACGCCCAAGTACGGCCGCCGCACCTTGCCGTACTGCTCCAGCTCCGCGATGACCGGCGCCGCGGTGTTGCTCGGGATCGCGAAGCCCAGCCCCTCGACGCCCGCTTCCGCGACCTTCATCGAGTTGATGCCGATCACCTGACCCGCCTGGTTGACCAAAGCGCCGCCGCTGTTGCCGTGGTTGATCGCGGCGTCCGTCTGGAGCAGCTCCATCTCCCAGTCGATCGTCCCGTCCATTGCGAGCGAAATCGGAATGACCCGATGCAGCGAAGAAATGATGCCGGTCGTAATGGTCGGGGAGTAGCCGAGACCGTACGGATGGCCGATCGCGATCGCCGGCTCCCCTTCCTTCAGCGCGTCGGAGTTGCCGAACTCCGCCGCCCGCGCAATGTCCTTGCCGTTCACCTTCAGCACCGCCAGGTCGGTCAGCGCGTCGGAGCCGACGAGCTTGGCATCCAGCTTCTTGCCGTCGGACAGCACCACCTGGAGCGATGATGCGCCCTCGATGACATGATGGTTCGTGACGATAAACCCGTCGTTCCCGTCCTTCCGGTACACGATGCCCGAACCGATGCCGAGCTCCGCCTCGTCGACGGTCTCGTCATCCTCCCCGCCGAACGACCGCGAGCTGATAACGCTCACAATCGCCGGCTTCAGCTTATCGACGATGTCCACGACGCTGAGCGGCTCTCCCGCAGCCGGCGCCCCGCGGCCGGCCGTCGCGCCGTCGTCCGTAGCGGCGTCGCGCGACCCCCATAGCGGAGAGAGGAGCAGGAGGCACACAGCGAGACCGAGCGCTCCCGAGAGCGCGTAGACGACGGCGCGGTTCGGAAGTCCTAAGCGCCAATACCGCCGCCGAATCGGCCAGCGGCCGTCTTCCCGGCTCTCGTTGCGAATGCGTCGTCGTTCCCATGAGGACACCTTGGGCGAATAAAAGTCATCATCGAATAAACTCATAAGCTGCGCCCTCCCTCTCGACCGGCCGCTTGCCGCAATTCAATATCCTTCTTTCATCATACCCAAAAAAGCGCGCGACCACAAAAATAAGAGGAATGTTTTTCTGCATAGTAACCTACAATAGTAATAATCTATCGATCTAGCAATCAAGGAATCCATTCTCGCAGAAAAAGGAGCGTCGCTTATGAAACCGACCCGTACCTCCGCTTGGGATCAAGTGCAAACGATGGCGCAGCTGGCGGACGTGAAAGAATCGCTGTATCGCAACACTCTCGCATTAAGCGCATTGATTGAATTGCTCGTGGAGAAAGGCGTGCTCGCTCCCGAAGATTTCCACCGGAAAGCGGCCCGGCTCGAGCAGGAGGACGCGGCGATGGCCGATCCGCGGCGTTACGGCTCGTCGACCATATCCCACTCCGTCGACCGGTCGTAATACGTATCCATCAGCCGGATCGGACGTTCCTCCGTCGATACGCCGGACTCACACAATATATTATTCACCGTAAGCTTGGCTAAATCCAGCAGGTTATGATCCCGGCTCAAATGCGCGAGATATACCCGCTTCGTCCGTTCGGTGACGAGCTCGCACAGCGCTTCGCCCGCGGCTTCGTTGGACAAATGGCCCACGTCGCTTAAGATGCGGCGCTTGACGTTCCACGGATATTTCCCGACGCGGAGCATGTCGACGTCGTGATTCGATTCGAGCACGAGCACGTCGGCGTCCTTCACCTTCTCCTTCACGACCGGACTCATGTAGCCGATGTCGGTCGCGATGCTCAGCTTGACGTTGCCCGCCTGGAAGTTGTAGGCGACCGGTTCCGCGGCGTCGTGCGAGATCGGGAACGACTCCACGGACAGCTCGCCGAACGTCAGCACATCCCCCGTCTTGAACGCGCGCCGCTGGTCGTCGTCCAAATCGCCGACGGCGCGGTCGAGCTCGTTCCACGTGTTCATATTGGCGTAGACGGGCAGCCGGTATTTCCGCGCGATCGCCCCGAGCCCTTTCACATGGTCGGAATGCTCGTGCGTCACCAGGATGCCGCTGATCCCTTCCGGCGTTACGCCGCGTTCCTGCATCAGCTGCTCGATCCGCTTCGCGCTGAGCCCCGCGTCCAACAGAACCCGCCATTCGCCGTACTCGACGAGCGTGGCGTTGCCCGTCGAACCGCTGGATAATATCGTAAACCGTATGCCCATTCCTGTTTCCCCTGTTTCTCCCGAAAATCTCCGTTATTTCGCCGGCAGCGGTTGGGCGCCGTCGGCCGCTTGCGCGACCGACGGCCCTTCGACCGCCCCGTTAATCGCATGCACATAGTACGTTTCCCCGGTCCGCAACACGATGCGCCAATACGGCGCCAGCACCTGCGTTTCCGATTCGAACATCGGCCCGTGATACCCGAGGCGCACGTCCGCGATGACGGCGCCCTGCGGCAGGTACGTTTCGGCCAGCGTGCCGACCACCACGTACGCCGAGAGCACCTCCTGTCCTTGCGGCGGCCGCACGTTGACCGGCGTCTCCCGCTGCGCGGACAAGTACCGGTACCCGGTAACGGTGCCGTCCTCGGCGCCGTACAGCTCGAGCCGCATTTCGAACATCGGCAGCTCGTCGTACAGCTGGTTCATCACGTACACCGCGCCGCCGGCTTTCGCCGCGAACGGATCCGGCTCGTATTCGCCGACGTTCGGCACGGCCGCAGCCAGCGCTTCCCGCACTCGCTGCACGTCGCCGAGCGCCTCTTGCGTCAGCGGCGCGTTCAACGGCTCGGGCGACTCCGGCATACCCGCTCCGTCCACGCTGACCGTGATTTCGCTCAGCACCGGCGTGCCCTCCGGGACGGCCGCATCCAGCCGAATATCCTTGAGGCCGAGCAGCCGGTTCATTTCGTCGCGCCGCGACGCGTTTTCCGTGAATGTGTTCAAATTCAGCTCGTCCATCCACAGCTGGTAGCCGAGCAGGATGTTCAGAAACAGAAACGCCCAAATCAAGACCGTCTTCGCGCGGCCCCAGTCCATTAGTACGCCCCCCCTCCGGGCAGCGCCCGAACCGAACCGTCGATCATGGACAGCGCCCAGATCGGCTCCAGCACGACCCGGTCCTCTGCAAAATTGGCGCGGTATGCCGGGAAGATCGCCCGGACGAGCGCCTTCTCCGAATAGGCGTTCCACAGCTTCAGCAGTCTGTCGCCGCCCGGCAAATGCAACGGCATACGGCCGACCGGCTGGCCGTCGAGCTGCACCGTAGAACGCTCATAACTCGTCACGTTCCGATTGCGCAGCGTCAGCTCGATCGGCCCGAACGGCGCGCCGTTCCGCGTCCCGATGATCGGATACGAGCCGGGATACGTGCCGACGTAGTGCCGGAACACGACGCTCTGCTCCGCCCCGTTCGGCTGGTCCTGCCGGATCGACTCCAGCATGTAGTCCCCGTTCCAGCCGCCGTGGCGATTGACGAACTGCACCGCCGAGAGCGCCGTCTCGAGCGCCGTCCGCTCGCCTTCCGCGGTCGCCGCTGGGTCGGTGTAGCTGAACCACTCGCGCTCCGTCGACAGCTGCAGGCCGCGCTTGCCGTCCGTGTAAATTTCCGAGCCGTCCCGTTCCGTCAAATTTCGCGTGCTGAACGGATCGGGGAACAAGCTGCGCTGCAATTGGTCGGCCGTAAACCGGCGCGACTCGTACGTATACTGCACCATCGGCAGCGGCTCGTCGGGCAAGTAATGGCCTCCGGAGGCGGCCGTATACCGCGTCCGCGCTTCCCCGAAGCCGACGAACCGCTCCACGTCCTTCACGGTCAAGTCGGCCCGCGTCGCCTCGTAAGCGCCGTCCGAACCGACGAAAAACACGCGGACGTCTTCCCGTCCCGGCTGCGTGAAAATGTGAATCCGATCGATCGGCGCCGCCGCATGCAAGCCTTCGCCCTTGAGGTTCATCGCCTGCTGCAGCAGCGACAGCGGCAGCTCGCCGGCGAACCGGATTTCGACGCCGGCGGCGTCCTGCGCGGTTTCCGAGGCGAAGGCGGCTTCCCGCAGCCCGTCGAACGTTCGCTGCTCGACCACTTCCAGTATCATGCGGTAAAAAATCATGTGCGGATAAAGAAGCGTATGTTCCCCGTTCCCGAAATGCAGCACGATATCCTTCGGAAACAGCAGCGCCGCCAGCTCCGCCTGCGTCCCCTCCAGTTTCGATTCGACATAATCGGTCGGAATGATCGTATCGAATTTCGGCTCGCTGTACGCGAGCAAATAGCTCTGCACCAAGCTGGCCGCGATCAGAACGGCGAGGCACAGCGTCTTCGCGCGCTCCATCATCGGCTCTCACCCTCCTCCGGCGCCGCCGGCAGCGTAAAGACGACCGCCGTGCCTTGCCCCGGCTCCGATTCGATGCGGATCGTGCCCCCGTGCGCCTTGACTATTTCCAGGGCAATACTGAGACCGAGCCCCGTTCCCCCCATGTTGCGGGATCTCGCCTTGTCGACGCGGTAAAACCGTTCGAATATACGATGCAAATCTTTCTTCGGAATGCCGATGCCCCAGTCCCGGACGGTGACTTCCACCCAGCCCGGTCCCGCCTCGGCGGGCGCATGCCGGGCGGACAGCACCACCCGGCCTTCGTCGGGACTGTACTTGATCGCGTTGGACACCAAGTTGTCGAGCACTTGGTCGATCGCGTCCCGATCGACGTGCACCGGCGGCACATCCTCGCCCTCCAGCTCGACGGACAGCCCCATGCCGCGCTGCCGCGCCTGGAAGGCGAACCGGTCGCTCACTTCTTCGAGCAGCTCCGCCATGCCGACCCGCTCCAGCGTCAGCGGCGTCTGCCGCGAGTCGAAGCGCGACAGGTGGAGCAAATCGTTGACGAGCCGGATCATCCGCTCCGTCTCGTTCCGCGTCACCCCGATAAACCGCTCCGCGAGCGCCCGGTCCTCGAGCGCGCCTTCGTCGAGCGCCTCCAGGTAGCTTTTGATCGTCGTCAGCGGCGTCCGCAGCTCGTGCGACACGTTCGCGACGAACTCCTTCCGCGACGCGTCGAGCTTCTCCTGCTCCGTCACGTCGTGCAGCAGCACCACCGTGCCGGACACGCCGTGGTCCCGCCGATGGATCGGCGAGAACGTCGCCCGCGCCGTCAACGGCCCGTTGCCGGCGTCCGGCGTCAGGACGACGTTCAGCACCGCACCCTCCGTCCACGCCGCCTCGCTGACGTCCTCGCGCCGCAGCCCGAGCAGTTCGAGCACGTCCCGGCCGACCGCCGCGTCCTCGTCGCCGATGCCCAGCATCGCCCGCGCGCTCCGGTTCAGCACGACCGTGCGCCCGAACTCGTCCGTCGCGATCACGCCGTCGCTCATGTTCGATAAGATCGACGCCAGCTTCTCCTTCTCTTCCTCGATCGACGACAGCGCTTGCTTCAGGCGCTGCGTCATGTCGTTGAAGGCGTTGCCGAGCTGGCCGATCTCGTCGTTCGCGAGTACGTTGACGCGCTGGTTCAAGTTGCCGACCGCGATGGCGGCGGCCTTCCGGGTAATTTCTTTGATCGGCGCGGTAATCATGTTCGCGAGAATGATGCCGAGCACGGCCGTCAGTCCGAGCGCGATCGCCGTTCCCGTGAACAGGAATTGCTTGATCCGGTTCATCGTGTCGAACAAGCCTTCCATGGAAGCGACCAAATAGACCGCCCCGATCACCTTGCCGTCGCTCTGCACCGGCATGGCGACCGCGCGTTTGCGCTTGCCGTCCGCGTCGATCATCGTGCGCACGTTGCCCCGAATGCCCTGCAGCGCGCGATTCACTTCGGTTTGCGTATTTTTCTGCCCGACGATGCCTTCCTGCGCTTGGCCCGACGCGCTCACCACGATGCCGTTCGCGTCGATAATCTGAATTTCCGTGTCGTTCGTCGCGAACAAATTGCGAATGAACACGGTCAGGTCTTCGTACGTCCGCTGCTCCTCCCCGGAGGTGCCGGACAAATTCGCGTCCAAGTAATCCTTCACGTAATCGGCGAGCAAGTACGCCTCGTTGTCCAAGTTTTCGTTAAAATTGCCGTAAAACGAGTCCTCCAGCGTCCGAATGAAATACACGCCGATCAGCTGCATCGCGATTAAAATCAAAAGCACATAAATGACGATCAGCCGAAGCTGAATCGTCTGCAGCGAGCGGATGCCTTTCATTGCGAAGGGAGGCCCCCCATTTTCGGATTGCGCATCAAGTAGCCGAGCCCTCGCCGCGTCAAAATATACTCCGGCTTGCTCGGGTCGTCCTCGATTTTCTCCCGAAGCCGGCGCACCGTCACATCGACCGTCCGCACGTCGCCGAAATATTCGAAGCCCCACACCGCCTGCAGCAAATGCTCGCGCGTCATCACCTTACCGCTGTTTTTCGCGAGGTAATGAATGAGCTCGAATTCGCGGTGCGTCAAATCGATCGCCGTGCCGTCCTTGTACAAAACGTACATGTCGCTGTCGATCGTCAAGTTGAAAATTTTCAGCGTATTGCCGCCGCCGCCCGCAGGCTCTTCCGCCTCCGCAGCCTGCGCGCCGCCCCACCGCGCTTGCCGGCGCAAATGCGCCTTCACGCGCGCGAGCAGCTCGCGGTTCGAGAACGGCTTCGTCACGTAGTCGTCGGCGCCGAGCTCGAGTCCGAGCACCTTGTCGAGCTCCGTATCCTTCGCCGTCAGCATGATGATCGGCGTGCTCAGCTTCGCCCGAACCTCGCGGCAGACGTCCATGCCGTCCTTCACCGGCAACATCAAATCG
Above is a window of Paenibacillus sp. DNA encoding:
- a CDS encoding YycH family regulatory protein; this translates as MMERAKTLCLAVLIAASLVQSYLLAYSEPKFDTIIPTDYVESKLEGTQAELAALLFPKDIVLHFGNGEHTLLYPHMIFYRMILEVVEQRTFDGLREAAFASETAQDAAGVEIRFAGELPLSLLQQAMNLKGEGLHAAAPIDRIHIFTQPGREDVRVFFVGSDGAYEATRADLTVKDVERFVGFGEARTRYTAASGGHYLPDEPLPMVQYTYESRRFTADQLQRSLFPDPFSTRNLTERDGSEIYTDGKRGLQLSTEREWFSYTDPAATAEGERTALETALSAVQFVNRHGGWNGDYMLESIRQDQPNGAEQSVVFRHYVGTYPGSYPIIGTRNGAPFGPIELTLRNRNVTSYERSTVQLDGQPVGRMPLHLPGGDRLLKLWNAYSEKALVRAIFPAYRANFAEDRVVLEPIWALSMIDGSVRALPGGGAY
- a CDS encoding MBL fold metallo-hydrolase, producing the protein MGIRFTILSSGSTGNATLVEYGEWRVLLDAGLSAKRIEQLMQERGVTPEGISGILVTHEHSDHVKGLGAIARKYRLPVYANMNTWNELDRAVGDLDDDQRRAFKTGDVLTFGELSVESFPISHDAAEPVAYNFQAGNVKLSIATDIGYMSPVVKEKVKDADVLVLESNHDVDMLRVGKYPWNVKRRILSDVGHLSNEAAGEALCELVTERTKRVYLAHLSRDHNLLDLAKLTVNNILCESGVSTEERPIRLMDTYYDRSTEWDMVDEP
- a CDS encoding CxxH/CxxC protein — its product is MHVVCEEHLELALDRFVDEYEDAPDVVDLEVTTFSAWEPPATCEQCGRSARYLVV
- a CDS encoding AAA family ATPase, which produces MARADLLKKLFRSYKFNDNESFIKAAELIIDEERKKNHLVLADELKRILYSEHLSKPKSISVLQTTQPKDLDKNAPLFEVKFPDKFFNDLIVAEDIKENLMDILKDYLHWDALVSNGLKPNNKLLFYGPPGCGKTITAEALAGELGLPLLYIRFDAVISSFLGETSTNIRKIFDYASSGSWIIFFDEFDAIGRSRADDGENSEIKRVVNAFLQLMDNFTGRSIIVAATNYEKVLDHALWRRFTEIIKFDLPTADSIHKLLLTRLSRFAGPEQKLVELSNELCGYSQADIERVCQNVLKRCIMEGRTYYTKFDLDRAVSKEADRKKAQNQ
- a CDS encoding S1C family serine protease; protein product: MSLFDDDFYSPKVSSWERRRIRNESREDGRWPIRRRYWRLGLPNRAVVYALSGALGLAVCLLLLSPLWGSRDAATDDGATAGRGAPAAGEPLSVVDIVDKLKPAIVSVISSRSFGGEDDETVDEAELGIGSGIVYRKDGNDGFIVTNHHVIEGASSLQVVLSDGKKLDAKLVGSDALTDLAVLKVNGKDIARAAEFGNSDALKEGEPAIAIGHPYGLGYSPTITTGIISSLHRVIPISLAMDGTIDWEMELLQTDAAINHGNSGGALVNQAGQVIGINSMKVAEAGVEGLGFAIPSNTAAPVIAELEQYGKVRRPYLGVATVDIQDYPQFAENEDEVELPKGVENGIIVLDAFGPAAEAGLRSNDVIVALDGRPIGTTLELRKYLYDHKQIGDPIRVDYYRDGKKSSVTAELGESPEP
- a CDS encoding S8 family peptidase, whose translation is MADLPTLNHIEIVREPINRDLRGRQFPGAPRVQPRANRFQHSRSLSEQADAAFETINTNRRLLGITPDTLLILQFKILTVNQRETLIRAFNVSIVEETVISEGESDNFRLFIQFPTLESLDNFQREKQLYEMDSHQRGFLPYAQRRDLFDSIDLIRNVQPEDRKGKRLILYGPPLDESFVVDIDLWYDGTPRGATQTESLLRQSIGHIGGQLIQDLFRTPSLLLGKVRVNLEALELLLNLDIVALVDLPIKPSEEESFDIFSPPPENIEQANLPLDDDNVPLATVIDSGVFSGHPLLRNGIVLEEYDFGTGEGTDTDLNGHGTGVAGIVVYGDIPKCISNNAWVPRVRICSAKVMKNDPVWNTPVFPENRRPEMLMEEAIRYYHRERGCRIFNLSVGNTDQIYNDGRQFTWAETLDNLARELDIVIVVSAGNVINPELPTGNTRDEIAAKVRDNLFSSTHKLIDPGTASICLVVGAVARRNDVRTMGQLPRISVTPIQSPSAFTRAGFGVNRAVKPDLVAPGGSFVLQQAANDVRWIKNDPNIAEPSLRHSIEDGRWFAGFFGTSFSAPHITHLCALIENTLKEQLDRAPSSNLIRAMVVNSAKTPGDVENWIREAVDENDTRQQPRKSEYVLRLIGYGRPSEEILWSRKNSVTLFAEERLPLNSFHIYTIRIPPEFLRGRFNKSISISLAYDPPVRLSRKDYTANKLWFEVYKGLTAGQIEQFRRTRQNGDPDELPVVPENCKTKFLPGYQTVQNSTVQLRRWVKGRQGGLDLLGVPEGEEEPTITIVVAGKEQYPHPEGLDNQSYALVISFNADDEEIELYEQIQQRIRTRTRVRV
- the yycI gene encoding two-component system regulatory protein YycI yields the protein MDWGRAKTVLIWAFLFLNILLGYQLWMDELNLNTFTENASRRDEMNRLLGLKDIRLDAAVPEGTPVLSEITVSVDGAGMPESPEPLNAPLTQEALGDVQRVREALAAAVPNVGEYEPDPFAAKAGGAVYVMNQLYDELPMFEMRLELYGAEDGTVTGYRYLSAQRETPVNVRPPQGQEVLSAYVVVGTLAETYLPQGAVIADVRLGYHGPMFESETQVLAPYWRIVLRTGETYYVHAINGAVEGPSVAQAADGAQPLPAK
- the rlmH gene encoding 23S rRNA (pseudouridine(1915)-N(3))-methyltransferase RlmH — translated: MHIQIVAVGKLKEKYLVQGIAEYAKRLGAYAKLDIVEVPDEQAPDSMSAADEERVKAKEGERILAKIKPDSHVIAMAIDGHMWTSEQLSAHIADLGTYGKSHVTFVIGGSNGLSPDVLRRADTKLSFGRITYPHQLIRLILVEQVYRAFKIMRGEPYHK